The nucleotide sequence GAAGCCACCGAAGTTATCGCCGAAGCTGGTAACGCGCTTAATGATGACGGCAGCTTCAAAGAAGGCCGTGTAAGTGTTCGTAACTGCCTGGTTCCTGAAGAGTCTGAAGCCAATGAAGTGACTTACTACGATGCCGCCAAGAAGCAAATCATTGGTACCACGGCCGCTCTAATTCCATTCGTCGAAAAGAACCGCGTTGACCGCAACTTGACCGGCTCGAACATGCAGAAGCAGGCAGTGCCACTGTTACGCCCAGAGAGTCCGATCGTCGGAACTGGTATTGAAGCTGAAATTGCTCGTAACACCAGCCAGCTGGTTGTGGCTGAGGCCGAGGGCGAAGTCGTCCGTGCTGATGCTGAACTGGTTCAGGTAAAATACGCCGATGGAGTGAAAGACTATACTCCCGTTCATTTCCGCCAAAGTAACGACGATCGCAGCATCAACCAAAAAGTTGTGGTAAGTCGTGGACAGAAGGTGAAAAAGGGTGACGTTTTGATCGAAGGCGCCTCAATCGCTGATGGCGAATTGGCTCTTGGCCGCGACCTCATTGTTGCCTACATGCCATGGGGCGGTTACAACATGGACGACGCCATCATTCTGAGTCAGCGAATCGTGAAAGATGATGACCTCACTAGCATCAACATCAACGACTTTATGGTTGAAGTCCGCGAAACCAAGCTGGGCCCTGAAATTGTTACCCGTGATATTCCAAACGTCAGCGAAGATAGTCTGCGCCACCTTGATGAAAACGGTATTGTGCAAGTTGGTTCTGAAGTAAAAGCCGGCGATGTACTGGTAGGAAAAATTACACCAAAAGGCGAGCAAGAACTAAGCTCAGAAGAACGCCTGCTTCGTGCCATCTTCGGTGAAAAAGCCAAAGATGTTCGCGATACTTCACAGCGCATGAGCAACGGCAAGCACGGAAAAGTCGTGGGCGTTAAAGTCTTTAGCCGCGATAAAGGCCACGAATTGAAGGCCGGCGTATTGATGCAGATCCAGATCTTTGTTGCCCAAATGCGCAAAATCGCCGTTGGTGACAAGCTAGCCGGACGTCATGGTAACAAAGGCGTGGTAGCCCGTATCCTCCCAGAGGCCGATATGCCTTTCATGGAAGACGGTACCCCAGTTGACGTCATTCTTAACCCGATGGGCGTGCCATCGCGCATGAACTTGGGTCAGCTATTCGAAGTACACCTGGGCATGGCTGCGCGCGCTCTTGGTTACAAAGTTGCAACGCCACCATTTAACGGCGTACCTCATGAGGCTATTGTTGAAGAGCTAAAGAAGGCTGGTTTCCCCGAAGACGGCAAGATGCAGCTGTTCGATGGTCGTACTGGTGAGCCATTCCACGAAAAAACTGCCGTCGGCAGCATGTACATGATTAAGCTGCACCACATGATCGCCGATAAGATCCACGCTCGCTCGATTGGGCCATACACAATGGTGACCCAGCAGCCACTTGGTGGTAAGGCGCAAAACGGTGGTCAGCGCTTTGGTGAAATGGAAGTCTGGGCACTTGAAGCGTATGGTGCCGCTACCACGCTGCAAGAAATGCTTACCATTAAATCCGACGACGTCTACGGCCGTGCAAAAGCCTACGAATCCATCATCAAGAACGAACCGATTACCGGACCAAAAGTTCCAGAAAGCTTTAACGTGTTAGTAAAAGAATTGCAAGGACTTGGCCTGCGTGTTGACCTGCTCGACCAAAGCGAAGATGAAATCATCGACGCCGAACAGGTACTTGAAGAAAGTATGGCCGCAACCTCAAGCGTGACAGTCAATCCAAAAGATGTCCAGCCACTTGATGTTGCTGAAGCCGATGCAGTTGATGAATATGATGATATTGATCTTGGCGATGGTATGACCATCCAAGACGCTGAAGAACTACAAACTGAAAATAAGGAGCTAGCATAAGATGAGTCGCCTCGTGACTAACACCAGCATTGCCGACTTTGATGCAGTGCGGCTGGCCGTAGCGAGTGCCGATGACATCCTTAATTGGAGTTACGGCGAAGTTTTAAAGCCAGAAACCATTAACTATCGAACCCAAAAACCAGAACGCGACGGCTTATTCTGTGAGCGCATTTTTGGACCGGTAAAAGACATTAGCCAGCACGACGCCAAGCTAAAAGGTATTCGTTCGCGTGAAGTCGCAGTCGATAAAAACGGCGAAATTGTTACCAAAAGTATCGTTCGCCGCGAACGCATGGGCCATATTAGCCTGGCCGCACCGGTAGCGCATATTTGGTTTATGCGTGGGACACCAAGCGCCATGGCACTACTATTAGGTGTTACTGTGCGGAATCTCGAGCGCATTGCTTATTTTGCGAGCTACATTATTATTTCTGCCGACGCCGAAAAGCGTGATCAAATGCTCGCCGATCTTGAGGCCGAAACTGAAGCCGGACGCGCTGCGATCAAAATTCGCTACGAAAAAGCAGCTGAAGAAGCCGGAGCCGATGTTAAGCAATTAGCCACTGAGCAGTCAAAAGAACTCGAGGACTTGAATGAATCATACCTGCAGCGCAAAACACAGCTCGAAAGCCTGTCGAAGATGGCGCTGATGAGCGAAACCGATTACCGCGCGCTGCCCGACGAATATGCCGAGCTTATCGAAGTGGGCATGGGCGGCACCGCGTTGAAGCGCTTGCTCGATGAAATCGATCTTGACCAGCTTATCAAGAGCTTGACTGAAGAAGTTGAAACAGCTAAAGGTCAGCGCGCCAAGAAAATTCAAAAGCGTCTAAAAGTGCTTGAAGGCATGCAGCGCGCCGGCGTCAAGCCGTCAAGCATGTGTCTGACGGTGCTGCCGGTTATTCCTCCGGATCTTCGTCCGATGGTGCAGCTAGCTGGTGGTCGTTTTGCAACTGCCGACCTCAACGATTTATATCGCCGAGTCATTAACCGTAATAACCGCCTCAAGAAACTACTTGACCTCAACGCGCCAGAAGTTATTCGCCGCAATGAAATGCGCATGCTGCAAGAGGCAGTTGATGCGCTGATCGATAACAGTGCTGCTCGTGGTGGTCGCGCAGTTAGCGCCGCCGGTGGCCGACGTCGCCTGAAATCACTGAGCGACATGCTCAAAGGTAAGCAGGGTCGTTTCCGCCAAAACCTGCTTGGTAAGCGCGTTGACTACTCGGGTCGTTCGGTAATTGTTGCCGGTCCTGAGCTCAAAATTAACCAGTGTGGTCTACCAAAAGCTATGGCGCTCGAGTTGTTTAAACCGTTTGTTATTTCTTACTTGCTCCGCAACGAACACGCCCACAACATTCGTTCGGCGACACGCTTGATTGAATCGGGCGAAAGTATCGTATGGGACGCCCTCGACGAAGTGATTAAAGGTAAGTACGTGCTACTAAACCGCGCACCTTCACTCCACCGCTTAAGCATTCAGTCATTCCAGCCAAAACTGATCGAAGGTAAAGCCATTCAGCTACACCCGCTGGTCTGCCGCGGCTTTAACGCCGACTTCGATGGCGACCAAATGGCGGTTCACTTGCCGCTCAGCGATGAAGCGCAAACCGAAGCTCGCGAATTGATGTCAGCTACCAACAACCTGCTAAAGCCAGCTGATGGCACGCCTATCCTTAACTTGATTCAGGATATCGTGCTTGGTTCGTACTACATTACCTACGAAAAACCATCAGCTCAGACCGACAAAATCCGCAGCTACTCATCGGTGAACGAAGCCATTATGGCATTTGAAAAGGGCGTGATTGCGCTGCAAACTCCAATCCGCGTGACGGCAAAAGGCGAAATGCGCCAAACCACCCTCGGTCGTGTATACTTTAACGAAGTATTGCCTGAAGACTTCCCATATATCAACGAAGCCATGACCAAAAAAGTGCTCAACCGAGTAATGGCTAAAATCTTTGATAAGTACGGCTCAGAAGTGACGGCGCACATTGCCGATGAAGTAAAAGATTTGGCACTTGAGCACGCTACCGCTGCCGCTGTGTCAACTGGTATGGCTGATTACTTCGATGTTGAAGAAATCGCCGAGCTGATTCAAGAAGGCGAAGAACGCGCAGCGCTGGTCTCGTCACAGTACGAGCAGGGGCTGATTACTGAAAACGAACGCTACACCCTTACGGTGCAAGTCTGGCGTCAGGTAGACAGCAAAGTTGTTGACCTGCTGCAAAATCGCTTGCTCGAAAGTGACACCGGTGTTAGCATCATGGTGAACTCAGGCGCTCGCGGTAATATTAGTAACGTCAAGCTGGCGACCGCTATGATTGGTGTCATGGTGGATGCCGCCGGTAAGGAAATCGAGCTGCCAATTCGCTCGAACTACCGCCTTGGCCTGAGCCCGCTTGAAGCCTTTGTGGCTACTCGTGGTACTCGAAAAGGGCTCATCGACACCGCGCTTCGTACCGCCGACTCAGGGTACCTAACGCGCCGCTTGGTCGATGTGAGCCAAGACGTCTTCACCGTAAAAGACGATGATGAAGACGAAGGCTTCGCGATCTACCGCTCTGAAACCGAAGAAACAATGGTGGAATTTGGCGACCGACTCTTTAGCCGTTATGCTGCCGAGGACGTACCGGGCCATGTAAAACGTGGCGAGCCAATTACCCGCGAGATCGCTGACGCCATTCAAGCTGACGAAAAGATTGAAAGTGTCAAGATCTTAAGCGTCCTAAGCACTAAGAACCTCCGCGGTATTCCACAAAAGAGCTACGGACTCGATATGGCAACCGGTAGCCTGATCAATATTGCTCAACCGGTTGGTGTTATCGCTGCCCAGTCGGTTGGTGAGCCGGGTACGCAGCTGACCCTCAACACCTTCCACGCCAGTGGTGTGGCCGGTGACGACATTACCCAAGGTCTGCCCCGTGTTGCCGAGCTCTTCGAAGTGCGAACGCCAAAAGGCGAGGCCTACCTGAGCGAAGTTGCCGGTAATGTTCAAGTCTGGGAAGACGGCAACAATTACGTGGTGCAGGTAACGCCAACCAAGGGTAAGATTGAACGCATCAAGCTCAACGGTCAGATTGTTCGTGTAAAATCGGGCACTGAAGTGACTGCTGGCGACGTACTGGCAAGTAACGAAGATCAATTGATGCCGCTGAAAGCACCATTTGATGGTACGGTCGAAGCGGCAGAGGGCGAGCTTATCGTTACTGGCATTGCGCAAAATCCAGTGCGCTACGAAATTCCGGGCTTTAAGCAGTTAGTCGTCACCGATGGCGATATCGTCGAAGCTGGTGATCGCTTAACTAACGGTTCGATCAACCTCCGTAACTTAATGGCCCTTAAGGGCGTCGAGGCTACTCAGCGCTACATCATCAATGAAGTTTTGCGCATCTACGCTGCTCAAGGTCAAAACATTGCCGATAAGCACCTCGAGATCATCGTACGCCAAATGTTTAGCCGCGTACAAATCGAGGACCCAGGTGACAGCCTGTTTGTTACCGGCGACATCGTGTCAAAGGCTGCAGTTATCGAAGCCAACGGCAAACTGACCGCTGAAGGCAAAGAGCCGGCTCAGTACACCCAACTGCTGCTTGGTATTACCAAAGTCTCAATCTGGAGCGACAGCTTCCTTTCAGCTGCTTCCTTCCAGGATACGACTCGCGTATTAATCAACGCTGCCACAAGTGGACGAGTAGACAACCTTTATGGCCTCAAGGAAAATGTGATCATTGGTCGCAAGATCCCTGTCGGCACTGGCGCTCGACCGACCGAAGACGATCAAGTGGACGTCGAAGAATAATAGAAAAGTATTAAACTCTTGTTATTCCGTAAAAGCACCCATCTCTCGGGTGTTTTTACGTTCGGCGTATTCTTTTAGGGCTCTTGTAAAGAGCAGGGTAGTAGAACGCCCGGGCTCACTTGTGCCCGATCCGTATTTCTGCTATAATTCTCGATGAGTTTCATGTTTTTAAAGGTGACACTGCAATGAGAGTGTGTACAGGCAGTAACCCCTTTAAGAATTGCGCCGAAAGCAGGAATGCTGAGCCCGCTTCGGCTCATCCTACACCATTAACTTTTAGGAGACATAATGCCAACAATTAACCAGCTTATTCGTAAGCCCCGCAAAGATGCCGCCAAGAAGAGCAAAAGTCCCGCTCTTAGTCGTATTCATAATGCTCTACAAAGCCGCTACTACGAACAAAACGCACCCCTCAAGCGGGGCGTTTGTATCAAAGTAACTACCAAAACCCCAAAGAAGCCAAACTCGGCGCTTCGTAAAGTTGCTCGTGTTCGTTTATCGAATGGTCACGAAGTTTGGGCCTATATTGGTGGTGAAGGTCACAACTTGCAGGAACACGCCGCCGTGCTTGTTCGCGGTGGTCGCGTGCCAGATCTTCCAGGTGTTCGCTATCATATCGTTCGCGGCACGCTTGACCTTCAGGGCGTACAAAAGCGCAAGCAAGGTCGTTCTAAGTACGGTGCAAAAAAGGAGTCTAAGTAATGCCTCGTAAGGTCACTAAATCATTACAACGAACCGTTGCTCCAGATCGTAAATACCAAAGTACTATGGTGCAGCGCTTAATTAATAAGAGCATGCTTAACGGCAAGAAATTGCTGGCTGAGCGACAAGTATATAATGCGCTTGAGATCGCCGCTAAAAAACTTGACAGCGAAGAACCGCTTGAAGTTTTTGAACGAGCGCTAAAAAACATTTCACCAAATTTTGAAGTAAAAAGCCGTCGTGTTGGTGGTGCGAACTATCAGATTCCATTCCCAATTCAGGGGCATCGTCAGCAGCACTTTGCCTTTATGTGGTTAGTCCAGTCAGCTCGAGCTCGTTCGGGTATGCCCTATCATCAGCGACTAGCGGCCGAGATCATCGATGCCTACAACGAAACTGGCGCAGCTTTCAAAAAGAAAGAAGACACCCACCGCATGGCAGAAGCTAACCGCGCATTTGCGCACTTTGCACGAGGATAATCTATGGCAACTAAAGTCCCTCTTAAATTATTCCGTAACATCGGCATTATCGCGCACATTGACGCCGGTAAAACCACTACTACCGAAGGTATTTTGTACCGCACTGGTATTAGCCACAAAATCGGTGCTGTTCACGAAGGCGAAACCACCACCGACTGGATGGTACAAGAACGCGAACGAGGTATTACAATTACCTCAGCTGCGGTTACTAGCTTTTGGAAAGGCCACAAGATCAACATCATCGATACTCCTGGTCACATCGATTTCACTGCCGAGGTTGAACGCTCACTCCGCGTGCTCGACGGTGCAGTGACTGTATTCGATGGCAAGGCCGGCGTAGAGGCTCAAACCGAAACTGTTTGGCGCCAAGCCAACAAGTACGGTGTACCGCGCATCTGCTTCATCAACAAGATCAACCAAATTGGCGGCGATTTTTATAAGTCACTCGAATCAATTCACAAACGCCTGTCAAAGCAAGCTTTGCCGGTTCATCTGCCTATTGGTTTTGAAAAGGACATTCGCGGCGTTGTCGACCTCATCGACATGAAAGCCTACACCTATAGCGACTTCACCGACCGCGAGCTCAAAGTAGAAGAAATTCCAGCTGACATGCTCGAAAAAGCAAAGCACGCGCGCAGCTTACTAGTTGAAGCTGCCGTTGAAGCCGATGACGAGCTCTTCGAACGCTTCCTTGAAAAAGGTGAAGAAGCAATCTCTATTGATGAGCTAAAATCCGCCCTTCGTAAGCGGGTGCTCTCTGGCGACTTTTACCTCGTTACTGGCGGTGATGGCCGCGGCGTTATCGTTGAAAAAGTGCTCGACCTCGTTGTCGACTACCTTCCAAGCCCACTTGATATCGATGCACTCTGGGGTGAAAATCCTAAAACTGGCGAGCAAATTGAACGTAAACCAGATGAAAACGAACCACTTGCTGGCCTGGCTTTCAAAATCGCTACCGACCCATTTGTGGGTAAGTTAATCTTTGTCCGTGTTTACAGCGGTAAGCTGACTGCCGGTAGCTACGTGCTTAACACTAACACTGGCAATAAAGAACGCGTTGGCCGTATTGTTCGGATGCACGCCGACAAGCGCGAAGATATCGACATGATTGGCGCTGGCGACATTGCGGCAGTGGTTGGCCTTAAGGATACCTTTACTGGTGCGACACTGGCCGATCCGGCGAATCCAATCGTCCTCGAAAGCATTACCTTCCCTGAACCGCCAGTTTCGATTGCTGTTGAGCCGAAGACCAAGAGCGACCAAGAAAAAATGAGCATTGCGCTGGGCCGCCTGGCTGAAGAAGACCCGACCTTCCGCGTGCACATTGATGATGAAACCGGTCAAACCATCATGAGCGGCATGGGTGAGCTGCACCTCGATATCCTGATTGACCGCATGCGTCGTGAATTTAAGGTCGAAGCCAACATCGGTGAGCCGCAAGTGGCCTTCCGTGAATCTATTCGCGGTACCGCTGAAGTCCAGGGTAAACACGCCAAGCAGTCTGGTGGTCGTGGTCAGTATGGCGATGTTTGGATTCGCTTTGAGCCAAACGAGCCAGGCAAAGGCTTTGAGTTCATCGATGAAATCAAAGGTGGTGTTGTTCCTCAAGAATACCGCAAACCAGTCGAGCAAGGCGTCAAGGAAACACTTGACGGCGGTGTGATCGCTGGCTATCCAGTAGTAGACGTCAAGGCAACCTTGTATGATGGAAGCTACCACGAAGTCGACTCTAGTGAATTAGCCTTTAAGCTAGCTGGTACCCTGGCTGCCAAAGATGGTATCAAGCAAGCCAAGCCTGTGCTCCTCGAGCCAGTTATGAAGGTTGAGGTGACCACTCCTGAAGAATTCATGGGTGATATCATTGGTGACCTCAACTCTCGGCGCGCACGGATTGACGCTATGGAAGATCTTGCAAGTGGCGCTAAGCTCGTTCGGGCTTTCGTACCACTAGCTAACATGTTCGGCTATACTTCCGACCTTCGCTCGATGAGCCAAGGCCGCGCAGCGAGCGCCATGGAACTTGCGCAGTACGAAGAAGTACCGCCAAATGTCGCACAGGAGATTATTGCCAAGCGATCAGCTTAGCCATTACATTCTCTGACACAGTAACAAAAATCACTCTTTTACGGAGTGGTTTTTGTTAGGCCGCGCTACAGCAGAGCGTAATAGCTGGTCAGCCCGCCAAGCACTCAAGCGTTGCTAAAGCATAACCTCGCCAAAACGACCATACCCGCAGTAGAAGTCACAAGGTCGCTACACTGTGGCGAAACAGTAAGTTTAGCCTTTACTTTTTGCCTTCGAGAATTTATAATTTGCTACATACGTTGTGGGGTTTTAATCCCATGCGAACAAAGTAATAATAGGAGAAACAAATGGCAGACACTTTTGTCCGTGATAAGCCGCATGTGAACGTTGGTACTATGGGCCACGTTGACCACGGTAAGACTACTTTGACTGCAGCTATTACTGCTGTACTTGCAAAGCGATTACCTAGCGCTGTTAACAAATCTGTTGCATACGATGAAATCGACAAAGCACCAGAAGAAAAAGCTCGTGGTATTACCATTTCAACAAGCCACCAGGAATACGAAAGCGAAGCTCGTCACTACGCGCACGTTGACATGCCTGGTCACGCTGACTACATCAAGAACATGATCACCGGTGCGGCACAGGTTGATGGCGCTATTCTGGTTGTCAGCGCAGCTGACGGCCCAATGCCACAAACCCGCGAACACGTACTGCTTGCTCGTCAGGTGAACGTACCTAAGATCGTTGTCTTCCTCAACAAGATGGATATGGCCGATCAAGATCTTGTTGAACTGGTTGAAATGGACGTTCGCGAACTTCTAAACAAGAACGGCTTCGATGGCGACAACGCCCCAATCATCAAGGGCTCAGCCTTGAAGGCACTTGAAGGCGACGCACAATACGAAGACGCCATCATGGAACTGGTTCAAGCTATGGATACTTACATTGAAGAGCCTGTACGTGACCTCGACAAGCCATTCTTAATGCCAATTGAAGACGTCTTCTCAATCAAGGGTCGAGGTACTGTTGCAACTGGTCGTATCGAGCAGGGTGTCCTTAACCTTAACGACGAAGTTGAAATCGTTGGTATCCGCGATACTCGTAAGTCAGTTGTTACCGGTATTGAAGCCTTCAAGAAGAGCCTCGATCGCGGCCAAGCAGGCGACAACGCTGGTGTACTGCTTCGTGGTATCGAACGCGATGACATCGAACGTGGTCAGGTGCTTGCAAAACCTGGTAGCATTACCC is from Verrucomicrobiia bacterium and encodes:
- the fusA gene encoding elongation factor G, yielding MATKVPLKLFRNIGIIAHIDAGKTTTTEGILYRTGISHKIGAVHEGETTTDWMVQERERGITITSAAVTSFWKGHKINIIDTPGHIDFTAEVERSLRVLDGAVTVFDGKAGVEAQTETVWRQANKYGVPRICFINKINQIGGDFYKSLESIHKRLSKQALPVHLPIGFEKDIRGVVDLIDMKAYTYSDFTDRELKVEEIPADMLEKAKHARSLLVEAAVEADDELFERFLEKGEEAISIDELKSALRKRVLSGDFYLVTGGDGRGVIVEKVLDLVVDYLPSPLDIDALWGENPKTGEQIERKPDENEPLAGLAFKIATDPFVGKLIFVRVYSGKLTAGSYVLNTNTGNKERVGRIVRMHADKREDIDMIGAGDIAAVVGLKDTFTGATLADPANPIVLESITFPEPPVSIAVEPKTKSDQEKMSIALGRLAEEDPTFRVHIDDETGQTIMSGMGELHLDILIDRMRREFKVEANIGEPQVAFRESIRGTAEVQGKHAKQSGGRGQYGDVWIRFEPNEPGKGFEFIDEIKGGVVPQEYRKPVEQGVKETLDGGVIAGYPVVDVKATLYDGSYHEVDSSELAFKLAGTLAAKDGIKQAKPVLLEPVMKVEVTTPEEFMGDIIGDLNSRRARIDAMEDLASGAKLVRAFVPLANMFGYTSDLRSMSQGRAASAMELAQYEEVPPNVAQEIIAKRSA
- the rpsG gene encoding 30S ribosomal protein S7, with the protein product MPRKVTKSLQRTVAPDRKYQSTMVQRLINKSMLNGKKLLAERQVYNALEIAAKKLDSEEPLEVFERALKNISPNFEVKSRRVGGANYQIPFPIQGHRQQHFAFMWLVQSARARSGMPYHQRLAAEIIDAYNETGAAFKKKEDTHRMAEANRAFAHFARG
- the tuf gene encoding elongation factor Tu, which codes for MADTFVRDKPHVNVGTMGHVDHGKTTLTAAITAVLAKRLPSAVNKSVAYDEIDKAPEEKARGITISTSHQEYESEARHYAHVDMPGHADYIKNMITGAAQVDGAILVVSAADGPMPQTREHVLLARQVNVPKIVVFLNKMDMADQDLVELVEMDVRELLNKNGFDGDNAPIIKGSALKALEGDAQYEDAIMELVQAMDTYIEEPVRDLDKPFLMPIEDVFSIKGRGTVATGRIEQGVLNLNDEVEIVGIRDTRKSVVTGIEAFKKSLDRGQAGDNAGVLLRGIERDDIERGQVLAKPGSITPHTEFEAEVYILTKEEGGRHTPFFKGYKPQFYFRTTDVTGEVELPADKEMVMPGDTVTFKVKLLAPIAMDQGMRFTIREGGRTVGAGAVTAITK
- the rpoC gene encoding DNA-directed RNA polymerase subunit beta' yields the protein MSRLVTNTSIADFDAVRLAVASADDILNWSYGEVLKPETINYRTQKPERDGLFCERIFGPVKDISQHDAKLKGIRSREVAVDKNGEIVTKSIVRRERMGHISLAAPVAHIWFMRGTPSAMALLLGVTVRNLERIAYFASYIIISADAEKRDQMLADLEAETEAGRAAIKIRYEKAAEEAGADVKQLATEQSKELEDLNESYLQRKTQLESLSKMALMSETDYRALPDEYAELIEVGMGGTALKRLLDEIDLDQLIKSLTEEVETAKGQRAKKIQKRLKVLEGMQRAGVKPSSMCLTVLPVIPPDLRPMVQLAGGRFATADLNDLYRRVINRNNRLKKLLDLNAPEVIRRNEMRMLQEAVDALIDNSAARGGRAVSAAGGRRRLKSLSDMLKGKQGRFRQNLLGKRVDYSGRSVIVAGPELKINQCGLPKAMALELFKPFVISYLLRNEHAHNIRSATRLIESGESIVWDALDEVIKGKYVLLNRAPSLHRLSIQSFQPKLIEGKAIQLHPLVCRGFNADFDGDQMAVHLPLSDEAQTEARELMSATNNLLKPADGTPILNLIQDIVLGSYYITYEKPSAQTDKIRSYSSVNEAIMAFEKGVIALQTPIRVTAKGEMRQTTLGRVYFNEVLPEDFPYINEAMTKKVLNRVMAKIFDKYGSEVTAHIADEVKDLALEHATAAAVSTGMADYFDVEEIAELIQEGEERAALVSSQYEQGLITENERYTLTVQVWRQVDSKVVDLLQNRLLESDTGVSIMVNSGARGNISNVKLATAMIGVMVDAAGKEIELPIRSNYRLGLSPLEAFVATRGTRKGLIDTALRTADSGYLTRRLVDVSQDVFTVKDDDEDEGFAIYRSETEETMVEFGDRLFSRYAAEDVPGHVKRGEPITREIADAIQADEKIESVKILSVLSTKNLRGIPQKSYGLDMATGSLINIAQPVGVIAAQSVGEPGTQLTLNTFHASGVAGDDITQGLPRVAELFEVRTPKGEAYLSEVAGNVQVWEDGNNYVVQVTPTKGKIERIKLNGQIVRVKSGTEVTAGDVLASNEDQLMPLKAPFDGTVEAAEGELIVTGIAQNPVRYEIPGFKQLVVTDGDIVEAGDRLTNGSINLRNLMALKGVEATQRYIINEVLRIYAAQGQNIADKHLEIIVRQMFSRVQIEDPGDSLFVTGDIVSKAAVIEANGKLTAEGKEPAQYTQLLLGITKVSIWSDSFLSAASFQDTTRVLINAATSGRVDNLYGLKENVIIGRKIPVGTGARPTEDDQVDVEE
- a CDS encoding DNA-directed RNA polymerase subunit beta gives rise to the protein MAQKQLGNTKRVYFTKEDTALPLPDLIAHQRDSWREFVETGLSEIFAEINPIEDYTGQKLELRFRDYRFDTPKMSEEEAHDNNVSFEAPLMAKVELTNKVTGEVKEQEIYLGEYPWMTDRGTFVINGAERVVVSQLIRSAGVFFTAEQSGTRNYYGAKLIPGRGAWLEFETATSGVIYVKIDRRRKLPVTTLLRALGYPTSSGIKELFADIDTGAIKYIDATLDKDPSRGANEALIEVYRRLRPGDLATVDNARSMIERMFFDFKRFDFSRVGRYKINQRLGLDVANTTENRIMRLEDLIAIIRELIRLNNTQEAQDDIDALSNRRVKLVGELVARQFRIGMLRMQRNAMDRMSMSEIETVTPGQLINARPVVAAVREFFASSQLSQFMDQTNPLSELAHKRRFSSMGPGGLSRERAGLEVRDAHQTHYGRLCTVETPEGANIGLVLNMASYARVNEYGFLETPYLKVVDGKVTDEVAYLDAAQEATEVIAEAGNALNDDGSFKEGRVSVRNCLVPEESEANEVTYYDAAKKQIIGTTAALIPFVEKNRVDRNLTGSNMQKQAVPLLRPESPIVGTGIEAEIARNTSQLVVAEAEGEVVRADAELVQVKYADGVKDYTPVHFRQSNDDRSINQKVVVSRGQKVKKGDVLIEGASIADGELALGRDLIVAYMPWGGYNMDDAIILSQRIVKDDDLTSININDFMVEVRETKLGPEIVTRDIPNVSEDSLRHLDENGIVQVGSEVKAGDVLVGKITPKGEQELSSEERLLRAIFGEKAKDVRDTSQRMSNGKHGKVVGVKVFSRDKGHELKAGVLMQIQIFVAQMRKIAVGDKLAGRHGNKGVVARILPEADMPFMEDGTPVDVILNPMGVPSRMNLGQLFEVHLGMAARALGYKVATPPFNGVPHEAIVEELKKAGFPEDGKMQLFDGRTGEPFHEKTAVGSMYMIKLHHMIADKIHARSIGPYTMVTQQPLGGKAQNGGQRFGEMEVWALEAYGAATTLQEMLTIKSDDVYGRAKAYESIIKNEPITGPKVPESFNVLVKELQGLGLRVDLLDQSEDEIIDAEQVLEESMAATSSVTVNPKDVQPLDVAEADAVDEYDDIDLGDGMTIQDAEELQTENKELA
- the rpsL gene encoding 30S ribosomal protein S12, whose product is MPTINQLIRKPRKDAAKKSKSPALSRIHNALQSRYYEQNAPLKRGVCIKVTTKTPKKPNSALRKVARVRLSNGHEVWAYIGGEGHNLQEHAAVLVRGGRVPDLPGVRYHIVRGTLDLQGVQKRKQGRSKYGAKKESK